The nucleotide sequence TAACAGGTGCCAGTGTACGTGGACGAGATCCCAGTGCACGAGCAGAGCCCTTTTCTGTGCTCCCAGGACTCGTGCAGGGTGAAGCTCAGGATACAGCCCCAGCACAGACCCAAAGGGCTCACAAACACGGCCTGCATGCAGGAGGCTCAGCAGAGTTGTTTCAGGCATGGAGGCCCATGTTGAGCATCAACagcccagagagcagcagggTGGGGGGATTCTTCTCTAAGCTGCCAGTGAAAGCTCACCCAGTGCTTTTCAAGGGCTCTTGAAGCAATGTGATTTCCTTCAAAGAgacatttctgtgctgcttctggctGCCATCATAGCTGGTGtacagagctcagtgctgggaggAAAAATGAGGTTTCTGAGTGCAGCACGAGGGATGCTGATTGTGAATGCATTTGAGCAGGAAGACAGAGAGCTGCACACGTAGGGCGTTGTGCTCACCAGCATTCTGCCAAAAACACAAGTGCCTTCTGCGTGCCCACGGCCAGCCAACTCCCTTAAAGGACTTCAGCTGAATAGCAGCTGATGCACTGGTCATGATGGGATGCACGTGAGGTTGGGATGGGAAAatgcagctctgccagccaggAGCAGCTGACTGAGGTGCCAGGGGAGCTCCTGTCTTTTGTGTCCTCTTTGGATCATTTTGATAACATAACCAGCTGGGGAATGCTTTACACACTGAAGGACAAAATAAAGCGACCACACAACAAGATTTTAACCAATTACTcgggaagaaagagagaaaacaaaagtgaaaaccTTTTAATGGATCTACAGGATCTAATCAAAATCACTGGCATACAAAATAAGACTATTTTACCCCAATCAGTTGTAACCTGCATATAAAAAGCTATGAGCCAGACGAGTCCGGTGGGATGGAGAGGCTTCAgttggagggaggaggagggggaataGTGCCCGGCCCCTCCGTGGGGAGGGGAGGTCTCATCATGGGTGGCAGAGGAGCGGGGGGAGGGACACCGGGCGCTGGTGGCAGCTGAGGTGGCACTGGAGGAGGTGGTACTGGTCCAGAGGGTGGCATGGGGGGCAAAGTCATCCCTCCTGGAGGAGGTGGAGGCATCGAGTCTGGCAGAGGGGGCCTGGGGGCAATCCGTTCAtcagcggaggtggaggaggtCGCTTCACGGTCGGAGGGCCAGGAGGGAGGTTGGGGGGAGCTGGGGGCTTCTCCATTTTGAAGTGGAATTGAAGGAAGAACTGcggagagggaaaaaagcaaagagaaggaaacgATCAGCTCTCAGGACAACTTTGTGCCATCACACATCAGCGACTTTAGCACCAAAGCCAAAATGGATGCGACTCCACTGTCTTTTCCCCCAGGCTCTgccctcccccttcccccttcaaCCCTTAAGATGCTGCCACGTTCCAGCTACCTGTTTGGTTTCCCTGTTCCAGTGGGTCCAAAACTTTCCCTCCGCTTTGTCGATTTCTCTGCTTGGCACCTGCAACACAGAAGAACAGGGAGCTATTATTAGTAGCACCAGATTAGCTCAGTGGCCCTTTCTAGCACCACAGCCCGCCAGATAAGCAGTTATTTCAGGCCTTTGTGAGATGCGCTCGTCTCGGATGTTATTAGATAGAGATGGGGGCAGCAAAGAATTGAGTTACTTCCCTATCGGTCAAGGACAAGTATGCTGGCAGAAAAAACCCCTCTCAACATCTGCACaaaggctgggagcagagcccaggagGATCCTTTCTGTGCCAGACACTGAGAATTCAATGGCTCCCCAGAGCTCAACGCAGAGCCTGGTTTTCATGCCAGAGTCCTCCAGTAATTCTCAGCAGAGTCTAACAACTTCCAGCCACGTCTTCTTGACCTTCCTTTCCAGGCCATTAACCCCCCAAAAAGCTAGAACAGAACAAGCCTGTGACGGCCATCACTGGGAACTAATGTCCTGGAAAATATGGGAACTCTCCCTGCCATCAGTCAGCCCCAAACGTTACCTTGAAGGCGATGGTTTCGTagggctctgctgccatcaggaGGTACTGCCAGCGCCGATCGGGGG is from Meleagris gallopavo isolate NT-WF06-2002-E0010 breed Aviagen turkey brand Nicholas breeding stock unplaced genomic scaffold, Turkey_5.1 ChrUn_random_7180001835858, whole genome shotgun sequence and encodes:
- the LOC104915633 gene encoding LOW QUALITY PROTEIN: splicing factor 3A subunit 2-like (The sequence of the model RefSeq protein was modified relative to this genomic sequence to represent the inferred CDS: inserted 1 base in 1 codon); its protein translation is PLCNVLSFLIFFTVTKQRDPETGQQSLLFQIDYPEIAESIMPRHRFMSAYEQRIEPPDRRWQYLLMAAEPYETIAFKVPSREIDKAEGKFWTHWNRETKQFFLQFHFKMEKPPAPPNLPPGPPTVKRPPPPPLMNGLPPXPPLPDSMPPPPPGGMTLPPMPPSGPVPPPPVPPQLPPAPGVPPPAPLPPMMRPPLPTEGPGTIPPPPPSN